The genomic stretch TTCCTTAAGAGCAACCCCATATTTTCAATTCTCCACCTAGCATAGCAGCCTACTCTTTCTTTTTAGAACACATGACCCGGAGAACAACACTGGTCCGAAAGTAGAAGCACAACTACTATGAAGCTAGCAATAAAAGAGATCTTTCCATCACTCAATGCTTTTCATGTTGCATGGTTTTGTCCAAACCATGCACTTAATAAGAAATACAGGGTTttagaaaacaaagccaaaaagtGCTTTAGAGCAAACTGCTTTTAGGCACCTGCAACAAAGTGGAGAGAttattgatgaacacaaaacgacgatggagatcgaAGTcacgaaaacgatgaactacgaagattatgagtctacattgtactcttggatattcgtagggactgtggggctgtgatttgttgtgtgtgggacggaagcgacttgtcttttagcagtaggcaattgaacttctggtgagacgttgtccttaccaggagtttgatcaacacacccttgctgcaaatgagaagttgctatGTCATTGGTTGATGACTGTTCGAAaaggtagtgcgagcgcattttgcgatgagGCGCATGTTGCGGCTTGGTAGGAGGCGAACGTTGgaagcgggttagggcttgaTCAATgtagtcgggcatggacatgtcAAGGGTTCGATGTTCATAATTCCAAGCGAGTGTAAGACCTAGGTAACGCGTACCATCCCAATCAATTGTGATAGTGTAGAGCGCTTGCAATGTGTCAATGAGGTGCTGAGCGTTGTTGGTGCCGGTGTATTTTacgccaaagtcgtcgacaactAGGGTAAATTGAATCGGGCGTGTGACGTGTCGAAAAAGGCCCGCAGTATGCGCGGTCTTGACGTAGCCGTGGCGAGCGAGGTGTTCAACAAGGCGGTCATGGGCGAGAAtgccggcttggggaaggctgtacatacctttgcgaatttcgacggtaactGAATTGTTGTGGATAAGAGGGGCCAACTGGTACTGAGCCAAAATGATGGGAGGAATATCTGGGACCGGGATATGCATGTATTCGTAGCATGCCATGGGGGTGCCAAGATTGAAGTCTTTGATATCAATGCACATGAACTTTGCCGCAGGAGTTGAGAGGACACTGTTGAAGAGGAGCTTGGCTGTGGTGATGTCCGCAGTTGGGGTGCTAACCTTGCCGGGGTACTGAACTAAGTTGCCACCGACGGTAAAACGTATGCATTTGGGTTCTGCTTTCTGCGGGCGAATGCTGGCAACAATGCGTAAGTAGGTGGCCCTGTGTCCGGGAAGAATGGCGGTATGCGCGATGAAGTGCATAGTTTGGCTACCGTGAGTGCTGTGAGGCGGGTTACCGCTGGTGAGACGGCCAATTTCGTTAGCCGCGGCTtgaatccaatcgggagcATTGGGACCGGTGCGTAGGTGGCGGTACTCTAAAGAGGCGCCGGTTGCGGGGTCGACAACTGCGTTGGCGGAGGctgggacaagaaagggtcgggtgcgggtgttgtgtggatgaGCCGGAACTAAGGTTGGGGTTGGCGGTTGCTTGCGTGCTttgcgacggcggcggccggGATTGCGGGTCCGAGAGAGCACCCTCGGAGCTGGCGGCGCAAGgatgggcaccctcggaagtgcaGGAGCATGCTCGGCCGTGACAATGTGAACAGCAAAGCGGACTTGAGCAGGGGGAGGTGCTGGGACCGGGGGCGCGGGAGTCGGTGCAGCGGTCGGAGAGGCCGGAGCAGCGACCGAAGCAAAGAGATCGGCAAGATGTAGAAGGGCCTGGTGTTGGGTGGCGTCCAATGGTGCAAACGGCGAAGCGGGAGAGGGATTTTGGAGGGCGCGCACTAAATCACGGGCGGTGGCCAGGGCGCGATCGGTGGAGGAGGCAGTGGGCATAGGAATGCGACTGGGAAACCACGCAAGAGTGTTGGCAACACGTTCGGCACGCGTCTCTGTGATCCAAACGCGATGGCAGCGGTAGTGGTGCAGAGCGGGGCCGAGGTACCAGCCTTCAACAGCATGGGGTGCCCAAGTTTCCCGAACGGCGGGCTTTTCGTGGACGAGGATGCGAGTGCCGGGAGGGGCGAGCGGGGTGCGGTTGTAGTCAAACGCGCCATGGAGCTGTGCGTGGGCCGAGAGGGTGGGGTTGATGCGAGAGCCACGGAGGAGATTGAGACTAAGCAGAGCGTGGGGAATGAGGCGGTCCCAAAGGTGAAGCGGAAAATCCGGGGTCGTACTGCAGAGACCGGCAATAAAGTGATTCTTGAAGGTATGTATGGCGCGTTCGGCGGCGTTGCGACGGTGCAGATTGGGTGGTGCCAACTGGAAGTCGACCTGGTTGGCCGTCATAAAGGACTCGAGAGCGGGAGACGCCTCGTTGTCTAGACGCTGGAGTTGCGGCTGAAGGCCCCGTTGAGTGAAGAGTGAGTGGGCACGTTGGTAGGCTGCTAGGATCTCGGCGCCGGACTTGCTCTTCATGAGTTCAACATGGATGGCATTGCTATCGTAGTCATACAGCACAAGCATGTCCGTGTGGCCTGTACTCGAGGGAGTGAGGAAACGGCCCGGTTGATCTG from Phaeodactylum tricornutum CCAP 1055/1 chromosome 12, whole genome shotgun sequence encodes the following:
- a CDS encoding predicted protein; this encodes MSPSATLKTSNNDLINHITSLNLSVVPSPPSTMTSTIADTFCTGHYITVSCPHFNRQPAASPLSVRVPNGATLRSSHTATLDLPGFSPAACQAYIFPGLASHPLISIGQLCDDGCTATFSATRLDIYRDTTLLLTGARAPATGLWHLDLTPAKTAHALIPDSSLADRIAFVHASHFSPALSTWCTAIDAGRLPTFPDITSKQGRKYPPLSMATIKGHLDQQRANLRSTKPSSVPPVALPNPLHESQLDFCPAPATPPAGRTHHVFAAHQRVTGQIYTDQPGRFLTPSSTGHTDMLVLYDYDSNAIHVELMKSKSGAEILAAYQRAHSLFTQRGLQPQLQRLDNEASPALESFMTANQVDFQLAPPNLHRRNAAERAIHTFKNHFIAGLCSTTPDFPLHLWDRLIPHALLSLNLLRGSRINPTLSAHAQLHGAFDYNRTPLAPPGTRILVHEKPAVRETWAPHAVEGWYLGPALHHYRCHRVWITETRAERVANTLAWFPSRIPMPTASSTDRALATARDLVRALQNPSPASPFAPLDATQHQALLHLADLFASVAAPASPTAAPTPAPPVPAPPPAQVRFAVHIVTAEHAPALPRVPILAPPAPRVLSRTRNPGRRRRKARKQPPTPTLVPAHPHNTRTRPFLVPASANAVVDPATGASLEYRHLRTARVC